The following are encoded in a window of Collinsella aerofaciens genomic DNA:
- a CDS encoding site-specific integrase, with the protein MQGLIKKTARGTSECIDKSKGVYRIYFSLGKDPETGRYRRSPSRRVHCRSKNPKNWPSEVAKALEAYRAELEGASNRGNGPLGLSDYADRFHANRESTMGSPLAYEREGLDIRHIRELFGNPDLTRLKSDDVRTAYAKARKEGRFSESEIRRIHIKLKQVMEDAVDNDLVGKNPCRGVKLPKQNVEARKALSADEAARLLAVLLEEKPSSFITCTMLLLLCGLRKGEALGLSWEDYDPDAKTLRIVKQYTNDRTLRPPKSKMSRRKISVGNELADYLDRWKAIQRSEFDSFAVGQTGETPIVHSIGIVDAANGKRALVTRMDGHNYSRAFRLFAAKNGFGTFKESREVIGSDGVKRTRYTGYSGLKPHELRHTQATLLVGANADIKTIQARLGHASPSTTLSIYSHFIEANDQKAASVLDDLLKG; encoded by the coding sequence TTGCAGGGATTGATAAAAAAGACCGCTCGCGGCACATCGGAATGCATCGATAAGAGCAAAGGCGTCTATCGGATTTATTTTTCCCTGGGAAAAGATCCGGAGACAGGACGGTACCGCCGTAGTCCGTCACGCAGGGTTCACTGCAGAAGCAAGAACCCGAAAAACTGGCCGAGTGAAGTCGCCAAGGCGCTGGAGGCCTATAGAGCTGAACTTGAGGGCGCTTCCAACCGTGGCAATGGTCCTCTGGGCCTATCAGATTATGCGGACAGGTTTCACGCGAACAGGGAGTCGACCATGGGATCACCTCTTGCTTATGAGCGTGAAGGTTTGGACATTCGTCACATACGCGAGCTGTTCGGCAATCCCGATCTCACTCGGCTTAAATCGGATGACGTTCGCACTGCTTATGCCAAGGCTAGAAAAGAAGGCCGATTCAGCGAAAGTGAAATTCGCCGCATCCACATCAAGCTCAAACAGGTAATGGAGGATGCCGTCGATAACGACCTCGTGGGCAAAAACCCTTGTAGGGGAGTGAAACTGCCCAAGCAGAATGTCGAGGCTCGTAAGGCGCTGAGCGCCGATGAGGCGGCAAGGCTTCTTGCGGTCCTTTTGGAGGAGAAGCCATCTTCCTTTATCACATGCACAATGCTTCTACTTCTCTGCGGTTTGAGGAAGGGGGAGGCCCTTGGTCTCTCATGGGAGGATTATGACCCCGACGCCAAGACTCTGAGGATAGTAAAGCAATATACGAACGACAGGACATTGAGGCCGCCTAAATCAAAGATGAGCAGGCGTAAGATTTCGGTTGGAAATGAACTTGCCGACTATCTGGACAGGTGGAAAGCCATTCAGCGGAGTGAGTTCGATTCCTTTGCAGTGGGGCAGACTGGAGAAACGCCCATTGTCCATTCCATTGGGATCGTTGACGCCGCCAACGGCAAACGGGCTCTTGTGACCCGGATGGATGGACATAACTATTCAAGGGCGTTTAGGCTGTTTGCGGCGAAAAACGGCTTCGGTACTTTTAAGGAGAGCAGGGAAGTCATTGGGAGTGACGGCGTCAAACGTACCCGCTATACGGGTTATAGCGGGCTGAAGCCTCATGAGCTTAGACATACGCAAGCGACTTTGCTCGTTGGTGCCAATGCGGACATTAAGACGATCCAGGCGCGTTTGGGCCATGCTAGCCCATCGACGACGCTGTCTATCTATAGCCACTTTATCGAGGCAAATGACCAGAAGGCAGCATCAGTGCTGGATGATCTGCTGAAGGGCTAA
- a CDS encoding YhcH/YjgK/YiaL family protein — protein MIYGALGDIEEYRGMLKGLDVLIDWLEENDPAKLEVGSHPILGDKVFANVMAPTTRPEAEAHYETHQRYHDLQIDVEGREAFKVATGSLTLVQEFDEKDDYDLVDSDASIAGDLADDKFALFVAGEPHMPTLEFQGDGAQPVKKICFKLLADAYWEE, from the coding sequence ATGATTTACGGTGCATTGGGCGATATCGAGGAGTACCGTGGAATGCTCAAGGGCCTCGACGTGCTGATCGACTGGCTCGAGGAGAACGATCCGGCGAAGCTCGAGGTCGGCAGCCATCCGATTCTGGGCGACAAGGTCTTTGCGAACGTCATGGCTCCCACGACGCGTCCCGAAGCCGAGGCTCACTATGAGACGCATCAGCGCTATCACGACCTGCAGATCGATGTCGAGGGTCGCGAGGCCTTTAAGGTTGCCACGGGCAGCCTGACGCTGGTTCAGGAGTTTGACGAGAAGGACGACTACGATCTGGTCGATTCCGACGCCTCGATCGCCGGCGATCTTGCTGACGACAAGTTTGCGCTGTTTGTTGCCGGCGAGCCTCACATGCCCACGCTCGAGTTCCAGGGCGATGGCGCGCAGCCGGTCAAGAAGATTTGCTTTAAGCTGCTTGCAGATGCTTACTGGGAGGAGTAG
- a CDS encoding hexose kinase, protein MILTVTMNPSVDTRYQLDELIIDDVNRVTPEKTAGGKGLNVARVLGQLGDDVVATGLLGGHMGAYMAELMDANGIKNDFVPIKGETRICLNILHAGNQTELLESGPTIAPEELDAFTAKFAELASKADVVTISGSLPRGVEADYYAKITGIAENAGAKVLLDTSGASLEAALKSEVKPELVKPNLTEINGLLGTSFTTDDVDELRSALASDARFSDIPWVVVSMGAAGSVGFHNGRAFRAKTPDIPAVNATGSGDSTIAGFAHAIAAGADDETVLRTANTCGKLNAMDPMTGHLVMDRWDEVYNGVVVTEL, encoded by the coding sequence ATGATCCTCACCGTTACGATGAACCCGTCCGTCGATACGCGCTATCAGCTCGATGAGCTCATTATCGACGACGTCAACCGCGTGACGCCCGAAAAGACCGCCGGCGGTAAGGGCCTCAACGTGGCCCGCGTCCTGGGCCAGCTGGGCGACGATGTCGTGGCAACCGGCTTGCTTGGTGGTCATATGGGCGCCTATATGGCCGAGCTCATGGATGCTAACGGCATTAAGAATGATTTTGTGCCCATCAAGGGCGAGACTCGCATTTGTCTCAACATCCTCCACGCCGGCAACCAGACCGAGCTGCTCGAGAGCGGCCCGACGATTGCCCCCGAGGAGCTCGATGCCTTTACCGCCAAGTTCGCCGAGCTTGCGAGCAAGGCCGATGTCGTTACCATCTCGGGTTCGCTGCCCCGCGGCGTCGAGGCGGACTACTACGCTAAGATCACGGGCATTGCAGAGAACGCCGGCGCCAAGGTGCTGCTCGATACCTCGGGCGCCTCGCTCGAGGCTGCGCTCAAGTCCGAGGTCAAGCCTGAGCTGGTTAAGCCTAACCTGACCGAAATTAACGGCCTTCTGGGCACGAGCTTTACCACCGACGATGTGGACGAGCTCCGTTCCGCGCTCGCCTCTGACGCCCGCTTCTCCGATATCCCCTGGGTCGTCGTATCTATGGGCGCTGCCGGCTCCGTTGGTTTCCATAACGGCCGTGCGTTCCGCGCCAAGACCCCCGATATCCCCGCCGTTAACGCTACGGGCTCTGGCGATTCGACCATTGCCGGCTTCGCACATGCGATTGCTGCCGGAGCCGACGACGAGACGGTGCTGCGTACCGCCAACACCTGCGGCAAACTCAATGCCATGGATCCCATGACTGGCCACTTGGTTATGGATCGTTGGGACGAGGTTTACAACGGCGTTGTCGTGACCGAGCTGTAG
- a CDS encoding aldose 1-epimerase family protein — MEYALSNDSISIKVSTAGGSFTSIEAGGREYLWQGDPAVWSGQAPICFPICGGLRDNSAMTFAGHHVKLARHGFARKQEWKLLSQSENELAMCLASEDNAALLSDYPYPFKLVARYTLEDAAVRVSYEVTNEGTEDMPFFIGGHPGFRCPLDEGEAYTDYELRFEKDEAAELCAAVPSTGLIDVTNRSKNPMVGKTLPLSHELFDFAETIFDVLESRQVTLSKKGEDKGVRLSFEGFPYLIVWSKPEGDFVAVEPWGGLSTCSDEDDVLEHKRGCLIAKPKETIVRSFTIEIL; from the coding sequence ATGGAATACGCTCTCTCCAACGATTCGATTTCTATCAAGGTCTCCACGGCCGGTGGTTCGTTTACCTCGATTGAGGCTGGAGGTCGCGAGTACTTGTGGCAGGGCGATCCCGCCGTGTGGTCCGGCCAGGCACCGATTTGCTTCCCGATTTGCGGAGGTTTGCGCGATAACAGCGCCATGACGTTTGCCGGACATCATGTGAAGCTCGCCCGCCATGGGTTTGCGCGCAAACAGGAGTGGAAGCTGCTGAGCCAGAGCGAGAACGAGCTGGCGATGTGCCTGGCTTCGGAGGATAACGCCGCGCTGCTGAGCGATTATCCGTATCCGTTTAAGCTTGTCGCCCGCTATACGCTCGAGGACGCCGCCGTGCGCGTCTCCTATGAGGTTACCAACGAGGGCACCGAGGACATGCCTTTCTTTATCGGTGGACACCCCGGCTTTAGGTGCCCGCTCGATGAGGGCGAGGCCTATACGGACTACGAGTTGCGTTTTGAGAAAGACGAGGCTGCTGAGCTTTGCGCTGCCGTCCCCTCGACTGGCTTGATTGACGTGACCAACCGCTCCAAGAACCCCATGGTGGGAAAGACGCTGCCTCTGTCACATGAGCTCTTCGATTTTGCGGAGACCATCTTTGACGTGCTCGAGAGCCGTCAGGTCACGCTTTCCAAAAAGGGCGAGGACAAGGGTGTTCGCCTGAGCTTTGAGGGCTTCCCGTACCTCATTGTGTGGAGCAAGCCCGAGGGTGATTTTGTGGCAGTTGAGCCCTGGGGCGGTCTTTCGACCTGCTCCGATGAGGACGACGTGCTTGAGCACAAGCGCGGCTGCCTTATCGCCAAGCCCAAAGAAACCATCGTGCGCTCGTTCACAATCGAGATTCTGTAG
- a CDS encoding flavodoxin domain-containing protein, translating to MRTIILYASHHHGNTKKLVDAIVEAHPEIDTLDVKSLGKNEYPDLHEYHLIGVATGIYYSEIDKDMARVLTNVLQPQDKVFGLMTYGGKNKWYGKDIDGICRMRQAIFMGVYGCPGFDTWGPFKLTGGVQKGHPTAEEIKGAVDFFDKIEDEYGDIIVEEYAKREKRLAYEKEHPAGGLVAGVKRTAKKIVNKL from the coding sequence ATGCGAACCATCATCCTTTATGCCTCACACCACCACGGCAATACGAAAAAGCTCGTGGACGCCATCGTCGAGGCGCACCCCGAGATCGATACCCTCGACGTGAAGTCACTCGGTAAAAACGAGTACCCCGACCTGCACGAATACCATCTGATCGGTGTCGCCACGGGCATCTATTACTCCGAGATCGACAAGGACATGGCACGCGTGCTCACGAACGTGCTGCAGCCGCAGGACAAGGTGTTTGGCCTTATGACCTACGGTGGCAAAAACAAGTGGTACGGCAAGGATATCGATGGCATCTGCCGCATGAGGCAGGCCATCTTTATGGGCGTCTACGGCTGTCCCGGCTTTGATACGTGGGGGCCGTTCAAACTCACCGGCGGCGTCCAGAAGGGACACCCGACCGCTGAGGAAATTAAGGGCGCCGTCGACTTCTTCGACAAGATCGAAGACGAGTATGGCGACATCATCGTCGAAGAGTACGCCAAGCGCGAGAAGCGTCTAGCATACGAAAAGGAGCATCCCGCGGGGGGTCTTGTGGCCGGCGTCAAGCGCACGGCAAAGAAGATCGTTAACAAGCTGTAA
- the nagA gene encoding N-acetylglucosamine-6-phosphate deacetylase produces MSTYAIKADKFFLPAGPQLGGYLMVEDGVFGAWQADEPSCEIKDYTGSWIAPGMVDTHIHGFYNHSTTDNDPEGIDISSTELARRGTTSWLPTTFTDGVEQIKDACAAIAKADEGRGPDFCGARIQGIYLEGPFFTMKHVGAQNPAYLIDPSEEVFDQWQEAAGGRIVKSAMAAERDGAAAYAAALNAKGVVTSIGHSDATYDECIAAINAGASCFTHTYNGQRGLHHREPGVVGAAMSTPETYAEIICDGKHVNPAAIKALLQAKGWQHTVLITDCLGCGGMPEGSYTSGGMDVIMKDNLCWLADGKSIAGSVLTLAQGVKNIVDWGIASADIAIRMATEVPARSAHIEDKCGSIMPGRDADFVVFDHELTLVETYVGGQSVGNAFTD; encoded by the coding sequence ATGAGCACGTACGCAATTAAGGCTGACAAGTTCTTCTTGCCGGCAGGCCCGCAACTGGGCGGCTATCTTATGGTCGAGGATGGCGTTTTTGGCGCCTGGCAGGCCGACGAGCCCTCTTGCGAGATTAAGGACTACACGGGATCGTGGATCGCACCGGGTATGGTCGATACTCACATCCATGGCTTCTACAACCACTCAACTACCGATAACGATCCCGAGGGCATCGATATCAGCTCAACCGAGCTCGCCCGTCGCGGTACCACCAGCTGGCTGCCCACGACGTTCACCGATGGCGTCGAACAGATCAAGGACGCCTGCGCTGCTATCGCCAAGGCGGACGAGGGCCGCGGCCCCGACTTCTGCGGTGCCCGCATTCAGGGCATCTACCTGGAGGGCCCCTTCTTTACCATGAAGCACGTGGGCGCGCAGAACCCCGCTTACCTGATTGACCCCTCCGAGGAGGTTTTCGACCAGTGGCAGGAGGCTGCGGGCGGTCGCATCGTTAAGAGCGCCATGGCCGCCGAGCGCGACGGTGCCGCTGCTTATGCGGCTGCTCTGAACGCCAAGGGCGTGGTGACCAGCATCGGTCACTCCGACGCCACCTACGATGAGTGCATCGCCGCTATCAATGCCGGTGCCAGCTGCTTTACGCATACCTATAACGGCCAGCGCGGTCTGCATCACCGTGAGCCCGGTGTCGTGGGTGCTGCCATGTCCACGCCCGAGACCTACGCCGAGATCATCTGTGACGGCAAGCACGTAAACCCTGCCGCCATCAAGGCACTGCTGCAGGCAAAGGGCTGGCAGCACACGGTGCTCATCACCGACTGCCTGGGCTGCGGCGGCATGCCCGAGGGCAGCTACACCAGTGGTGGCATGGACGTCATCATGAAGGACAACCTGTGCTGGCTCGCCGACGGCAAAAGCATTGCCGGCTCGGTGCTCACGCTTGCCCAGGGCGTCAAGAACATTGTCGATTGGGGCATCGCCAGCGCTGATATCGCCATTCGCATGGCAACCGAGGTGCCGGCTCGCTCTGCGCACATCGAGGATAAGTGCGGCAGCATCATGCCGGGTCGCGACGCCGACTTTGTCGTGTTCGACCATGAGCTCACCCTCGTCGAGACGTATGTTGGCGGCCAGAGCGTCGGCAACGCCTTTACCGATTAA
- a CDS encoding SIS domain-containing protein, whose protein sequence is MFEKSVEELTELGAQITTAEIAQQPELWRDTLNIYRENKEAIEAFLAEARAMGEGRLSVVFTGAGTSDYVGDTCAPYLRHAGNTDLYDFKPIATTDIVSAPRDFLRAEDPTLVVSFARSGNSPESLAAVAVAKELVHNVKFLNITCAPEGKLAVESADDPNALTLLIPRANDKGFAMTGSYSCMTLLSTLIFDTASDEQKAEWVETIAKMGEEVISREPEIADYLAGDFNRVTYLGSGSFGGLAQESQLKILELAHGLVATSYDTSMGYRHGPKSFVDDKTLVFVFVNNDAYTRQYDIDILNEIGGDEIAQHTIAVQQEGATVYEGESFTFKGYEALPEGYLALPFVMFAQAISLLNSVRVGNTPDTPSPTGTVNRVVKGVTIHPFTA, encoded by the coding sequence ATGTTCGAGAAGAGTGTCGAGGAGCTCACCGAGCTCGGCGCCCAGATCACCACGGCCGAGATTGCTCAGCAGCCCGAGCTTTGGCGTGATACGCTCAACATCTATCGCGAGAACAAGGAGGCCATCGAGGCCTTCCTGGCCGAGGCTCGCGCTATGGGCGAGGGTCGTCTGTCCGTTGTCTTCACCGGTGCCGGTACGTCCGACTACGTTGGCGATACCTGCGCCCCGTACCTGCGTCACGCTGGCAACACTGATCTCTACGACTTTAAGCCCATCGCCACGACCGACATCGTGAGCGCCCCGCGCGACTTCCTGCGCGCCGAGGATCCCACGCTCGTGGTTTCCTTTGCCCGCTCTGGCAACAGCCCCGAGAGCCTTGCCGCCGTTGCCGTTGCCAAGGAGCTCGTCCACAACGTCAAGTTCCTCAACATCACCTGCGCTCCCGAGGGCAAGCTTGCCGTCGAGTCTGCCGATGATCCCAATGCGCTGACGCTGCTCATTCCGCGCGCCAACGACAAGGGCTTCGCCATGACCGGTTCTTATTCCTGCATGACCCTGCTCTCCACCCTTATTTTCGACACTGCCTCTGACGAGCAGAAGGCCGAGTGGGTCGAGACGATTGCCAAGATGGGCGAGGAGGTCATCTCCCGTGAGCCCGAGATCGCCGATTACCTGGCTGGCGATTTCAACCGCGTGACCTACTTGGGTTCTGGCTCCTTCGGTGGCCTTGCTCAGGAGAGCCAGCTCAAGATCCTCGAGCTCGCTCACGGTCTGGTCGCTACTTCCTACGACACCTCCATGGGCTATCGTCACGGACCTAAGTCCTTCGTCGACGATAAGACGCTCGTCTTCGTGTTCGTCAACAACGACGCCTACACCCGTCAGTACGACATCGACATCCTCAACGAGATCGGTGGCGACGAGATCGCTCAGCACACCATCGCCGTTCAGCAGGAAGGTGCCACCGTCTATGAGGGTGAGTCCTTCACCTTTAAGGGCTACGAGGCACTTCCCGAGGGTTACCTTGCTCTGCCGTTCGTGATGTTTGCCCAGGCTATCAGCCTGCTCAACTCCGTCCGCGTGGGCAACACGCCCGATACGCCGAGCCCCACCGGCACGGTCAACCGCGTGGTTAAGGGCGTGACGATTCACCCCTTCACCGCTTAA
- a CDS encoding GntR family transcriptional regulator, with amino-acid sequence MAIGARKQPLYDQLVDILTEKIDHEYRAGDMIPSERELSERYGLSRTTVRLALQELERLGLVVRQHGRGTFVTDRSAKATNLMQSYSFTEQMRAMGREPETTILEFCEMEADKNLAEHMGLRIGDRIFKLKRLRSADNMPMMVERSYLPVRQFLSLKRPLLERKPLYDVIEQDFQQKIRVAEEEFYASIARPTDAHLLGIVEGSPVLDLVRTTYNESNEVVEYTLSVARADQFKYKVYHQRSN; translated from the coding sequence ATGGCGATCGGAGCGCGTAAGCAACCGCTGTACGATCAGCTGGTCGATATTCTGACCGAAAAGATTGACCATGAATATCGCGCCGGTGACATGATTCCTTCCGAGCGCGAACTTTCGGAGCGCTATGGTCTCTCGCGCACTACGGTACGCCTGGCTCTGCAGGAACTGGAGCGTTTAGGACTGGTGGTTCGGCAGCACGGTCGCGGTACCTTTGTGACCGACCGTTCGGCAAAAGCAACCAATCTTATGCAGTCCTACAGCTTTACCGAGCAGATGCGCGCGATGGGTCGAGAACCCGAGACCACGATTCTCGAGTTTTGCGAGATGGAGGCCGATAAGAATCTGGCCGAGCATATGGGATTGCGCATCGGTGATCGCATTTTTAAGCTCAAGCGTCTTCGCTCTGCCGACAACATGCCCATGATGGTCGAACGCAGCTATCTACCGGTTCGTCAATTTCTGTCCCTAAAGCGACCGCTGCTGGAGCGTAAGCCGCTTTACGATGTGATTGAGCAGGACTTTCAGCAAAAGATTCGCGTGGCCGAAGAGGAGTTCTATGCGAGCATAGCCCGTCCCACCGATGCCCACCTTTTGGGAATTGTCGAGGGCTCGCCTGTGCTCGATTTGGTCAGGACTACGTATAACGAGTCAAACGAGGTAGTGGAGTACACACTTTCGGTTGCTCGTGCCGATCAGTTTAAATACAAGGTTTACCACCAGCGCAGTAACTAG
- a CDS encoding PTS system mannose/fructose/sorbose family transporter subunit IID — MASNEYVIPEHYEDLTPAPQLDQKTLNKMAWRSCFLQASFNYERMQAAGWLYSIIPGLEKIHTNKNDLAASMSHNLEFFNTHPFLVTFVMGIVLSLEQNKVDIPTIRAVRVAAMGPLGGIGDALFWLTLVPITAGITSNMAINGNAAAPIIFLVIFNVVQFALRFWLMNWSYKLGTSAIDALTANMQAFTRAASIMGVFVVGCLVVTMGGTQINLQIPNGTTRGLSATTVIVSEKEAENFTGMEGIDTETAEAGTIAMTDKDGNALTASDADGNAVECGVTDLGNGMESVTYGTVTEDPVNFSVADTLNTIVPKLVPLMLTLLLYYMFAKHSWTPTKGILLLFVLGILGAGPLGLWPSIW, encoded by the coding sequence ATGGCATCTAATGAGTATGTGATCCCGGAGCACTACGAGGATCTCACTCCTGCTCCGCAGCTCGACCAGAAGACCCTCAACAAGATGGCTTGGCGCTCCTGCTTCCTGCAGGCATCGTTCAACTACGAGCGCATGCAGGCCGCTGGCTGGCTTTACTCCATCATCCCCGGTCTGGAGAAGATCCACACCAACAAGAACGACCTCGCGGCTTCCATGAGCCACAACCTGGAGTTCTTCAACACCCACCCGTTCCTTGTCACCTTTGTTATGGGCATCGTGCTTTCGCTCGAGCAGAACAAGGTTGACATCCCCACGATCCGCGCCGTCCGCGTCGCCGCAATGGGCCCGCTCGGTGGTATCGGTGACGCCCTGTTCTGGCTGACGCTCGTGCCTATCACGGCCGGCATCACCTCCAACATGGCCATCAACGGCAACGCCGCTGCACCGATCATCTTCCTGGTGATCTTCAACGTCGTCCAGTTCGCTCTGCGCTTCTGGCTCATGAACTGGTCCTACAAGCTTGGCACCAGCGCTATTGACGCTCTGACCGCCAACATGCAGGCCTTCACGCGTGCCGCTTCCATCATGGGCGTCTTCGTCGTCGGTTGCCTGGTCGTCACCATGGGTGGCACCCAGATCAACCTCCAGATCCCCAACGGCACCACCCGTGGTCTCTCCGCTACTACCGTGATCGTCTCCGAGAAGGAGGCCGAGAACTTCACCGGTATGGAGGGCATCGATACCGAGACCGCTGAGGCCGGTACCATCGCCATGACCGATAAGGACGGCAACGCCCTTACCGCTTCCGATGCCGACGGCAACGCTGTCGAGTGCGGCGTCACCGATCTGGGTAACGGCATGGAGTCCGTGACCTACGGCACCGTTACCGAGGATCCGGTCAACTTCTCTGTTGCCGACACCCTCAACACCATCGTCCCGAAGCTCGTCCCGCTTATGCTTACGCTGCTGCTTTACTACATGTTCGCTAAGCACAGCTGGACCCCGACCAAGGGCATTCTCCTGCTCTTCGTCCTTGGCATCCTGGGCGCTGGCCCGCTTGGTCTCTGGCCGAGCATCTGGTAA
- a CDS encoding PTS mannose/fructose/sorbose/N-acetylgalactosamine transporter subunit IIC, with the protein MEYSIIQIALVFVVTFIAAIDQFDFLESLYQPIVTGAVIGLILGDLNTGLLVGGTYQLMTIGNMPIGGAQPPNAVIGGIMAAILAIATGLEPNAAVGLAIPFALLGQLGVTLVFTLMSPLMSTADNMAHNADTKGIERLNYFAMALLGLIFAVVVTLFFIAGATIGQTIASAIPTWLQTGLSAAGGMMRFVGFAVLLKVMMNRDMWGFFLMGFGLALITVANDSLATPALLILALIGFGIAFWDFQQQTELKGAAVSDGGDFEDGI; encoded by the coding sequence ATGGAATACTCGATCATCCAGATCGCTCTGGTCTTCGTCGTCACGTTCATCGCGGCAATCGACCAGTTTGACTTCCTCGAGTCTCTCTATCAGCCCATCGTCACCGGCGCCGTCATCGGTCTTATCCTTGGCGACCTTAACACCGGTCTTCTCGTGGGTGGTACCTATCAGCTCATGACGATCGGCAACATGCCGATCGGAGGCGCTCAGCCGCCTAACGCCGTCATCGGCGGCATCATGGCAGCCATTCTCGCTATCGCCACGGGCCTCGAGCCCAACGCGGCAGTCGGCCTCGCCATTCCGTTCGCTCTGCTTGGCCAGCTTGGCGTTACCCTGGTCTTCACGCTTATGTCCCCGCTTATGTCCACGGCCGATAACATGGCTCACAACGCGGACACCAAGGGCATCGAGCGCCTGAACTACTTCGCCATGGCTCTGCTCGGCCTGATCTTCGCTGTCGTCGTCACCCTGTTCTTCATCGCTGGCGCTACCATCGGTCAGACCATCGCTTCTGCCATCCCGACTTGGCTGCAGACCGGTCTCTCCGCTGCAGGCGGCATGATGCGCTTCGTCGGCTTCGCCGTCCTGCTCAAGGTTATGATGAACCGCGATATGTGGGGCTTCTTCCTCATGGGCTTTGGCCTCGCGCTCATCACCGTTGCCAACGATTCGCTGGCAACCCCTGCTCTGCTCATCCTCGCTCTCATCGGCTTCGGCATCGCTTTCTGGGACTTCCAGCAGCAGACCGAGCTGAAGGGTGCAGCTGTTTCTGACGGAGGTGACTTCGAAGATGGCATCTAA
- the agaV gene encoding PTS N-acetylgalactosamine transporter subunit IIB: MAEPNILLTRIDNRLVHGQVATQWNSTLGSNLILVANDDVASNTMRQNLMKMAAPAGVATRFFSLQKTIDVIGKASPRQKIFIVAETPEDVLTLVKGGVPIKKVNIGNMHMSEGKRQVATSVAVNDEDVAAFKELQELGVELEIRRVPSTPVEDTSKLFS, translated from the coding sequence ATGGCAGAACCCAACATTCTTCTTACCCGCATCGATAACCGACTGGTTCATGGTCAGGTTGCCACCCAGTGGAACTCCACCCTGGGCTCCAACCTCATCCTCGTCGCCAACGACGACGTGGCGTCCAACACCATGCGCCAGAACCTCATGAAGATGGCCGCTCCCGCCGGCGTCGCTACGCGTTTCTTCTCTCTGCAGAAGACCATCGACGTCATTGGCAAGGCGAGCCCGCGCCAGAAGATCTTCATCGTGGCCGAAACACCGGAAGACGTGCTTACGCTCGTCAAGGGCGGTGTGCCTATAAAGAAGGTAAACATCGGCAACATGCACATGTCGGAAGGAAAGCGCCAAGTCGCCACCTCCGTCGCAGTTAACGACGAGGATGTCGCTGCGTTTAAAGAGCTGCAGGAATTGGGGGTGGAGTTGGAGATCAGGCGCGTTCCGAGCACGCCTGTTGAGGACACGAGCAAGCTCTTCTCGTAA
- the yajC gene encoding preprotein translocase subunit YajC: MADFGANVLSSSVALLGLLVIMGLIYTIWSQINMKKKQKYFKELHTELKPGQEVLFAGGIYGTVKGIEGEKVQIKVRSGAVVDVSRYAIQEIK; this comes from the coding sequence ATGGCCGATTTCGGAGCCAACGTCCTGAGCTCCTCGGTCGCCCTTTTAGGCCTGCTTGTCATCATGGGCTTGATTTACACCATCTGGTCGCAAATCAACATGAAGAAGAAGCAGAAGTACTTCAAGGAGCTGCACACCGAGCTCAAGCCGGGTCAAGAGGTTCTTTTCGCCGGCGGTATCTACGGAACCGTCAAAGGCATCGAAGGCGAGAAGGTCCAGATCAAAGTCCGATCCGGAGCCGTCGTAGATGTTTCGCGTTACGCGATTCAGGAGATCAAGTAA
- a CDS encoding PTS sugar transporter subunit IIA: MVGFILTGHGQFAPGLASAIAMVAGDQPAFTVVPFEGDQAASYGEDLRAAITAMREECDGVLVFTDLLGGTPFNQSMMIAQDVDNVEVLTGTNLPMVIELLFLRGNATLAELGEQAVTVGQTGVTAQTVASVAGSEEEDIFGDEDGI; encoded by the coding sequence ATGGTTGGCTTTATTCTTACCGGTCATGGACAGTTCGCACCCGGCCTTGCAAGCGCTATCGCGATGGTTGCCGGCGACCAGCCTGCTTTTACCGTCGTTCCTTTTGAGGGCGACCAGGCCGCATCCTACGGTGAGGATCTCCGCGCCGCTATTACCGCCATGCGCGAGGAGTGCGATGGCGTGCTCGTCTTTACCGACCTGCTTGGCGGCACCCCGTTCAACCAGTCGATGATGATTGCCCAGGATGTCGACAACGTCGAGGTTCTGACTGGCACCAACCTTCCCATGGTTATTGAGCTTCTGTTCCTCCGAGGCAATGCCACGCTCGCCGAGCTTGGCGAGCAGGCCGTGACCGTTGGACAGACGGGCGTCACCGCCCAGACGGTCGCATCCGTTGCCGGCTCCGAGGAAGAGGATATCTTCGGCGACGAGGACGGCATCTAA